From one Lolium rigidum isolate FL_2022 chromosome 4, APGP_CSIRO_Lrig_0.1, whole genome shotgun sequence genomic stretch:
- the LOC124708147 gene encoding histone H2A.2.2-like isoform X1 produces MDVNTAVAIAKGKKFAAKKLGGPRKKSVTRSVKAGLQFPVGRIGRYLKKGRYAKRVGTGAPVYLAAVLEYLAAEVLELAGNAARDNKKSRIVPRHLLLAIRNDQELGRLLGGVTIAHGGVLPNINPVLLPKKSVEKAEKVAAKSPKKAAKSPKKAAKA; encoded by the exons CAAGGGGAAGAAGTTCGCGGCGAAGAAGCTGGGCGGGCCGAGGAAGAAGTCGGTGACCCGCTCCGTCAAGGCCGGGCTGCAGTTCCCCGTCGGCCGCATCGGGCGGTACCTCAAGAAGGGCCGCTACGCCAAGCGCGTCGGCACCGGCGCCCCCGTCTACCTCGCCGCCGTCCTCGAGTACCTCGCAGCCGAG GTCCTGGAGCTGGCCGGCAACGCGGCGcgcgacaacaagaagtcccggaTAGTGCCGCGGCACCTGCTGCTGGCCATCCGCAACGACCAGGAGCTCGGGAGGCTGCTCGGCGGCGTCACCatcgcccacggcggcgtgctgcCCAACATCAACCCCGTGCTTCTCCCCAAGAAGTCCGTCGAGAAGGCTGAGAAGGTAGCCGCCAAGTCGCCCAAGAAGGCCGCCAAGTCCCCCAAGAAGGCCGCCAAGGCCTAG
- the LOC124708147 gene encoding histone H2A.2.2-like isoform X2, with amino-acid sequence MDASKGKKFAAKKLGGPRKKSVTRSVKAGLQFPVGRIGRYLKKGRYAKRVGTGAPVYLAAVLEYLAAEVLELAGNAARDNKKSRIVPRHLLLAIRNDQELGRLLGGVTIAHGGVLPNINPVLLPKKSVEKAEKVAAKSPKKAAKSPKKAAKA; translated from the exons ATGGACGCCAGCAAGGGGAAGAAGTTCGCGGCGAAGAAGCTGGGCGGGCCGAGGAAGAAGTCGGTGACCCGCTCCGTCAAGGCCGGGCTGCAGTTCCCCGTCGGCCGCATCGGGCGGTACCTCAAGAAGGGCCGCTACGCCAAGCGCGTCGGCACCGGCGCCCCCGTCTACCTCGCCGCCGTCCTCGAGTACCTCGCAGCCGAG GTCCTGGAGCTGGCCGGCAACGCGGCGcgcgacaacaagaagtcccggaTAGTGCCGCGGCACCTGCTGCTGGCCATCCGCAACGACCAGGAGCTCGGGAGGCTGCTCGGCGGCGTCACCatcgcccacggcggcgtgctgcCCAACATCAACCCCGTGCTTCTCCCCAAGAAGTCCGTCGAGAAGGCTGAGAAGGTAGCCGCCAAGTCGCCCAAGAAGGCCGCCAAGTCCCCCAAGAAGGCCGCCAAGGCCTAG